The Syntrophotalea acetylenivorans genome contains the following window.
TTTGAGGTGCCTCGGCAAACAATTCATCCACTTTTCCCAAAAGAGCCTGCAGGTAAGGCATTGCCAGATGCTGCTCCAGATCCTGGCGACTTTTCCAGACCTCATAAAAAACCAAAACGCCTGGATCGTCCGTGGAACGATGCAGGTCGTATTGAATACATCCGACTTCTTGTCGGGTGGGATCCAGAAGCGCACTCAACTCGGCAAGGGCGGCTTGCTCCTTGCCTTCTTTGGCTTTGAAACTGGCCACTACAATCACATCTTGGACAGGCATGAAAAACTCCTTTTAAATAAAACATGATCAGCCCTTTCCGAAGAACACTCCGAAAAGGGCTGATCAACACTTTGTTAGCTGGTTACCATAAGAAGAAGGTACCCACGGCGATGATGTCTACGGACTGATCACCACCGTTGAACCATTCGACATTGGCGTGGTTGTATTCGGCCACCAACTTCAGGTGCGGGTTGATGTCGTGGGACACGCCGAGGGTGATCACGTCCTGCTGCTTAAGTTCGCCAAATTCGGTAATGGCCC
Protein-coding sequences here:
- a CDS encoding putative quinol monooxygenase gives rise to the protein MPVQDVIVVASFKAKEGKEQAALAELSALLDPTRQEVGCIQYDLHRSTDDPGVLVFYEVWKSRQDLEQHLAMPYLQALLGKVDELFAEAPQINLLEKLD